A section of the Acidimicrobiales bacterium genome encodes:
- the lhgO gene encoding L-2-hydroxyglutarate oxidase: MTERTDIVVVGAGIVGLATAHALATVQPSASVVVVEKEAGVGHHQSSHNSGVLHAGVYYAPGSRKADLCRRGKDLMERFCADRGIPVERNGKLVVATSEAELPRFDALVARAAANNLDGLAVLDQREMRAVEPHVSGLRGLHSPTTGVVDFGLVCEALAQNLDVRAGVAVTGVAQHGERVVVSTASGDFQAAAAVVCAGLWSEGLAARSGLPTSVRIVPFRGSWVALQPEGAALVRGNIYPVPDPDLPFLGVHFTRRIDGAVWAGPNAVLSLRYPELLGRAAAFPGSWRLGAAQHRVAVKELWTERSRATQLRAMRRYLPALSGDDVAWDVRPHGVRAQAVDRAGRLVDDFILSRHRRVLHVLNAPSPAATSALAIGRQLAEELAATVDVATLHAVGAAAVEPPAVEGPGR, encoded by the coding sequence ATGACCGAGCGGACCGACATCGTCGTCGTCGGGGCCGGCATCGTCGGCCTGGCGACGGCGCACGCCCTGGCGACCGTGCAGCCGAGCGCGTCCGTGGTCGTCGTGGAGAAGGAGGCCGGCGTCGGTCACCACCAGAGCTCGCACAACTCGGGGGTCCTCCACGCCGGCGTGTACTACGCGCCGGGCTCCCGCAAGGCCGATCTGTGCCGTCGGGGCAAGGACCTCATGGAGCGATTCTGCGCGGACCGCGGCATTCCGGTCGAGCGGAACGGCAAGCTGGTCGTCGCCACCTCCGAGGCCGAGCTGCCACGGTTCGACGCACTGGTGGCACGGGCCGCGGCCAACAACCTCGACGGGCTCGCCGTCCTCGACCAGCGGGAGATGCGAGCCGTCGAGCCGCACGTCAGCGGGCTTCGCGGGCTGCACTCGCCGACCACCGGGGTCGTGGACTTCGGGCTCGTCTGCGAGGCCCTCGCCCAGAACCTCGACGTCCGCGCCGGTGTGGCGGTCACGGGCGTGGCCCAGCACGGCGAACGGGTCGTGGTGTCGACGGCGTCGGGCGACTTCCAGGCCGCCGCCGCCGTGGTCTGCGCCGGCCTGTGGTCCGAGGGGCTCGCCGCTCGCTCCGGGCTCCCGACCTCCGTGCGGATCGTCCCCTTCCGCGGCTCCTGGGTGGCCCTCCAGCCCGAGGGAGCTGCCCTCGTGCGGGGCAACATCTATCCCGTGCCGGACCCGGACCTGCCCTTCCTCGGCGTGCACTTCACCCGGCGCATCGACGGCGCCGTCTGGGCCGGCCCGAATGCGGTGCTCTCCTTGCGCTATCCCGAGCTGTTGGGGCGCGCCGCTGCGTTTCCCGGGTCGTGGCGCCTCGGTGCCGCGCAGCACCGCGTCGCGGTCAAGGAGCTCTGGACCGAGCGCAGCCGCGCCACCCAGCTGCGCGCCATGCGCCGCTACCTTCCCGCCCTGAGCGGTGACGACGTCGCCTGGGACGTCCGGCCGCACGGGGTTCGGGCACAAGCGGTGGACCGCGCCGGCCGGCTGGTCGACGACTTCATCCTCTCCCGCCATCGTCGGGTCCTGCACGTGCTGAACGCTCCGTCGCCGGCCGCGACATCGGCGCTGGCCATTGGCCGGCAATTGGCGGAGGAGCTGGCCGCCACCGTCGATGTGGCGACGCTCCACGCCGTCGGAGCGGCGGCGGTCGAGCCGCCCGCGGTCGAGGGACCGGGCCGTTGA
- a CDS encoding Gfo/Idh/MocA family oxidoreductase — protein sequence MQPVGVAVIGAGYWGPNLVRNFTACADVRLQWVCDLDVDLARRAAGRYSTIRVTDDVDDVLADPEVDAVAIATPAATHLGLGLAALEAGKHVLMEKPLAATVADGRKLVEAAGARNLVLMCDHTYCHTSAVRRIRDLAHDGDLGDIQYVDSVRINLGLVQHDIDVLWDLAPHDLSILDFVLPPSCRPTHVGAVGADPMGVGRNCVAYLSMPLANGGIAHVHVNWLSPTKIRQTIIGGSRRMLVWDDLNLTARVQLFDKGVHVDEPVVGEERRRRLFSYRIGDMVAPALPEREALGSVVEEFVRSIGTGEAPSTDGTAGLRVLQILEGASESLDRGGALVPLAFP from the coding sequence GTGCAGCCTGTCGGCGTCGCCGTCATCGGAGCGGGCTATTGGGGTCCCAACCTGGTCCGCAACTTCACGGCGTGTGCCGACGTCCGCCTCCAATGGGTCTGCGACCTCGACGTGGACCTGGCCCGCCGAGCGGCCGGGCGGTACAGCACGATCCGGGTGACCGACGACGTCGACGACGTCCTCGCCGACCCGGAGGTCGACGCCGTCGCCATCGCCACGCCCGCGGCAACCCATCTCGGGCTCGGCCTGGCCGCCCTGGAGGCCGGCAAGCACGTGCTCATGGAGAAGCCCCTGGCGGCAACCGTGGCCGACGGACGCAAGCTCGTCGAGGCAGCCGGCGCACGCAACCTTGTCCTGATGTGCGACCACACGTATTGCCACACGTCGGCCGTCCGCCGGATCCGCGATCTCGCCCATGATGGCGACCTCGGGGACATCCAGTACGTCGACTCGGTCCGCATCAACCTCGGGCTCGTCCAGCACGACATCGACGTCTTGTGGGACCTCGCTCCGCACGACCTCTCGATTCTCGACTTCGTCCTGCCCCCGTCCTGCCGCCCGACGCACGTCGGGGCGGTGGGCGCCGACCCCATGGGCGTGGGTCGTAACTGCGTGGCCTACCTCTCGATGCCTTTGGCCAACGGCGGCATCGCCCACGTCCACGTCAACTGGCTGAGCCCGACCAAGATCCGCCAGACGATCATCGGCGGTTCTCGCCGGATGCTGGTGTGGGACGACCTCAACCTCACCGCCCGGGTGCAGCTCTTCGACAAGGGCGTCCATGTCGACGAGCCGGTCGTCGGGGAGGAGCGACGGCGGCGCCTGTTCTCGTACCGCATCGGCGACATGGTGGCTCCGGCCCTTCCCGAACGGGAGGCACTTGGTTCCGTCGTCGAGGAGTTCGTGCGCTCCATCGGCACCGGCGAAGCCCCGAGCACCGACGGCACGGCGGGGCTGCGCGTCCTCCAGATCCTCGAAGGTGCATCCGAAAGCCTCGACCGCGGCGGCGCCCTGGTGCCGCTCGCGTTCCCGTGA
- a CDS encoding glycosyltransferase family A protein — translation MRSHIAPRSLAPPPRPPRVSVVVPCYRYGHFLPACVESIVSQQGVAADVLIVDDASADDSGDVADALAAQHAEVSVIRHRQNMGHIRTYNEGLRAVDGDYIVLLSADDLLTPGCLARATTLMEARPDVGLVYGHPNEFDGSHPVEVKTRFLGWSVWTGREWIALRFRRGYNCIYSPEAVIRATVQHQIGGYRQDLPHSGDMEMWLRAAAVSNVGRVDGPDQALHRVHDTNMSRTQFSGVVTDLAGRLAAYDAFLRSYDTTAEHARLLRTAACRSLAAQALYHACDLQQAGRADDAVPLVEFARSIYDDVDRLPTWREFRWRDPNGPREAVLRKVLTTRRQYKERARWHRWRWSGV, via the coding sequence TTGAGAAGCCACATCGCCCCCCGCTCCCTGGCCCCGCCGCCGCGCCCGCCCCGTGTGTCGGTCGTCGTCCCGTGCTACCGGTACGGTCACTTCCTCCCGGCCTGCGTCGAGAGCATCGTCTCCCAGCAGGGCGTGGCAGCCGACGTGCTGATCGTCGACGACGCATCCGCGGACGACAGCGGTGACGTCGCCGACGCCCTCGCCGCGCAACACGCCGAGGTCTCGGTGATCCGCCACCGGCAGAACATGGGGCACATCCGCACGTACAACGAGGGTCTCAGGGCAGTGGACGGCGACTACATCGTCCTCCTGTCGGCCGACGACCTCCTCACGCCGGGCTGCCTGGCACGGGCGACGACATTGATGGAGGCGCGCCCGGACGTCGGGCTCGTCTACGGGCACCCCAACGAGTTCGACGGCTCGCATCCCGTCGAGGTGAAGACCAGATTCCTCGGCTGGTCGGTCTGGACCGGCAGGGAGTGGATCGCGCTCCGGTTCCGCCGCGGATACAACTGCATCTACTCGCCGGAGGCGGTCATCCGCGCCACTGTGCAGCATCAGATCGGTGGCTACCGGCAGGATCTCCCCCACTCCGGCGACATGGAGATGTGGCTCCGGGCCGCCGCCGTGTCGAACGTCGGGCGGGTCGACGGTCCTGACCAGGCGCTGCATCGCGTCCACGACACGAACATGTCGAGGACCCAGTTCAGCGGCGTCGTCACCGACCTCGCCGGCCGGCTGGCCGCCTACGACGCCTTCCTGCGGTCGTACGACACGACGGCCGAGCACGCCCGACTCCTTCGCACCGCCGCCTGCCGGAGCCTGGCTGCGCAGGCGCTCTACCACGCCTGCGATCTTCAGCAGGCCGGACGTGCGGACGACGCCGTCCCTCTCGTCGAGTTCGCTCGTTCGATCTACGACGACGTCGACCGTCTCCCCACGTGGCGCGAGTTCCGGTGGCGAGATCCGAACGGCCCGAGGGAGGCGGTGCTGCGAAAGGTTCTCACCACGAGGCGGCAGTACAAGGAGCGGGCTCGGTGGCACCGCTGGCGTTGGAGCGGCGTGTGA
- a CDS encoding NAD-dependent epimerase/dehydratase family protein translates to MNLRDARVLITGGAGLVGSTIADQLLAEGVGEIVVLDNLVRGRLENLAAPLAARAVRLVDGDIRDRETVAEAMAGIDVVFHQAAIRITQCAEEPRLALEVLADGTFNVVEAAVAAGVGKVVAASSASVYGMADEFPTTESQHPYNNRTLYGAAKVFNEGVLRSFHDTHGLPYVALRYFNVYGPRMDVHGVYTEVLIRWMERIARGEPPLILGDGSQTMDFVYIDDVARSNILAATADCDDGVFNVASGTETSLAELARALLAVMGSSLTPEHGPERSVNAVRRRIADVSAARDVLGFETKVGLDEGLTRLVSWWRGQMQSPDAAARNGADAPPA, encoded by the coding sequence GTGAACCTTCGTGACGCGCGCGTGCTGATCACCGGAGGCGCCGGTCTGGTGGGCTCCACCATCGCCGACCAGCTCCTCGCCGAAGGAGTCGGCGAGATCGTCGTGCTCGACAACCTCGTGCGGGGGCGGCTCGAGAACCTCGCCGCGCCCCTCGCCGCGCGTGCCGTTCGGCTCGTCGACGGAGACATCCGCGACCGTGAGACCGTGGCGGAAGCCATGGCCGGCATCGACGTCGTGTTCCACCAGGCCGCCATCCGCATCACGCAGTGCGCGGAGGAGCCGCGCCTCGCCCTCGAGGTGCTGGCCGACGGCACGTTCAACGTCGTGGAGGCGGCCGTCGCCGCCGGTGTGGGCAAGGTCGTGGCCGCTTCGTCGGCGTCGGTGTACGGGATGGCCGACGAGTTCCCCACCACCGAATCGCAGCACCCCTACAACAACCGCACCCTGTACGGGGCGGCCAAGGTGTTCAACGAGGGCGTGCTGCGCAGCTTCCACGACACGCACGGCCTGCCCTACGTCGCCCTGCGCTACTTCAACGTGTACGGGCCGCGCATGGACGTCCACGGCGTCTACACCGAGGTCCTGATCCGGTGGATGGAGCGCATCGCCCGCGGCGAGCCCCCGTTGATCCTCGGCGACGGCAGCCAGACGATGGACTTCGTCTACATCGACGACGTGGCCAGGTCGAACATCCTCGCCGCCACCGCGGACTGCGACGACGGCGTGTTCAACGTCGCGTCCGGCACCGAGACGAGCCTGGCCGAGCTGGCCCGTGCCCTGCTCGCCGTGATGGGCTCCTCGCTCACGCCCGAGCACGGTCCCGAGCGGTCCGTTAACGCGGTTCGCCGGCGCATCGCCGACGTCTCTGCCGCGCGCGACGTCCTCGGTTTCGAGACCAAGGTCGGGCTCGACGAGGGCCTGACCCGGCTCGTCTCGTGGTGGCGCGGGCAGATGCAGTCCCCCGACGCCGCAGCCCGGAACGGGGCCGACGCGCCGCCCGCATGA